Proteins from a single region of Dyadobacter fanqingshengii:
- a CDS encoding Crp/Fnr family transcriptional regulator, translating to MKTAGEIKPLERILEASQFMLSEEGKERFTKNLKRFIIPKGRILVDLGQVSPNLYLIEKGVMRTYYLRGSEDITSLLVSDGDIVCIAESFLLQQLSNEVLETLEDTIVYAIGYDAYRKLVEEDAYMAGLAVKLLEQHLINFTDRVKVFKYLSVEQRIEHYVNQPSSLFRRIPDHYIATYLGTTAATFSRCLKTINFDKSRK from the coding sequence ATGAAAACCGCGGGAGAAATTAAGCCATTGGAGCGCATACTCGAAGCTTCGCAGTTCATGCTGTCAGAAGAAGGGAAGGAGCGTTTCACAAAAAACCTGAAACGTTTCATTATTCCAAAAGGGCGGATCTTAGTGGATCTTGGGCAAGTTAGTCCTAATCTTTACCTGATAGAAAAAGGCGTCATGCGCACGTATTATCTGCGCGGTTCGGAAGACATTACGTCGCTGCTGGTTTCGGACGGGGACATTGTCTGCATTGCGGAGAGTTTTTTGCTGCAGCAATTATCCAATGAAGTGCTCGAAACGCTCGAAGATACCATCGTATATGCGATTGGGTACGACGCTTACCGGAAACTGGTTGAAGAAGACGCTTATATGGCCGGTTTGGCTGTTAAACTATTGGAACAGCACCTGATCAATTTCACAGACCGCGTCAAAGTTTTTAAATATTTGTCTGTTGAACAGCGTATTGAACATTATGTAAATCAACCTTCATCATTGTTCCGCCGCATTCCCGACCATTACATTGCAACCTATTTAGGAACAACGGCAGCCACATTTAGCCGGTGCCTTAAGACTATTAATTTTGACAAAAGCCGTAAATAA